A window of the Citrus sinensis cultivar Valencia sweet orange chromosome 9, DVS_A1.0, whole genome shotgun sequence genome harbors these coding sequences:
- the LOC127899878 gene encoding uncharacterized protein LOC127899878, translating to MISDKKRTIATTSVDFLGMKIQDGHYQPRPHIAQELLHFPESNFTKKQVQQFLRIVNYICDFLPHVTHHTSKLSALLKKNPPSWSDTHTNAVKPLKEIPQNPPPLKLITNGKRILQTNASDESWGAILLENCNGKEHFIAYASGQFPDAQKHYHTVYKEILAVKNGFKKFEFHLIGYRFLIRLDNSVFPNILIFKQKVVLEKTLLRLKEWFSRYDYHVQHIKGDHNLIPDLQNQNLLSSSVSPLRFPS from the coding sequence ATGATCTCTGACAAGAAAAGAACGATTGCGACAACCTCtgttgactttcttggcatgaaaATTCAAGACGGACATTACCAGCCTAGACCCCATATTGCACAAGAGTTACTCCACTTTCCCGAAAGTAACTTTACCAAAAAGCAAGTCCAACAATTCCTTAGAATTGTCAATTACATCTGTGATTTCCTGCCACATGTCACCCACCATACAAGCAAGTTGTCTGCACTTCTCAAAAAGAATCCACCATCTTGGTCAGACACCCACACAAATGCTGTAAAGCCATTAAAGGAGATTCCCCAGAATCCGCCACCTTTAAAGCTTATCACAAACGGTAAAAGGATTCTACAGACAAATgcaagtgatgaatcatggggGGCCATCCTCCTTGAAAACTGCAATGGAAAAGAGCACTTTATTGCCTACGCAAGTGGACAATTTCCTGATGCACAAAAGCATTATCACACAGTCTATAAAGAAATCTTAGCCGTGAAAAATGgtttcaagaaatttgaattccatttgATTGGCTATAGATTCTTGATCCGATTGGATAATTCAGTTTTTCCCAATATCTTGATCTTTAAGCAGAAGGTTGTTCTAGAGAAAACCTTACTTCGGCTTAAAGAATGGTTCTCAAGATATGACTACCATGTCCAGCATATAAAAGGAGATCATAACCTCATCCCAGACCTCCAAAACCAAAACCTCCTCAGTTCTTCTGTATCACCTCTCAGATTTCCTTCCTGA